One Setaria viridis chromosome 7, Setaria_viridis_v4.0, whole genome shotgun sequence genomic region harbors:
- the LOC117864452 gene encoding uncharacterized protein: MAEPFSFEMPLNEWRHYLQDINFWLKGFLKSPAYRDLELKLDRYALVHWNVGVGPAACFTRAISSIVREVMIKKRGPFDHVIEVDMKQALVLGTRLSINDKLAIKVAEQLGLLDQEYDRLKAEGDELWYYTYGQQDATDSLREKLQSTVFQILKKLLEKKYLLVINNLNEPIKPIKLSAFTEDLLYLPPPGLEDSFWIVSGTSKDVYDRSKPDYDCIVDSFSGDDILMLTLYSLHQTAKYILGVTGHKDEQYWHHVAVRCFHYILMLLIPHCSYAHRDGDQQSSDALADITSDEQLIRQWAIQGLITGVLERTTEVTAADCQGKYNNIYQVGNVILEAFREYSLLQLPFSPATKVDEATKSAAHFLACYNLVAECHTTEEVFFCEGNHPGLERMRWISHLGDQGWHVSREWLRQGASGPTTLIIRHCPQQSRLFMKLQSNHFLAKLSCLHVLDLSYTPLESLPPSICCLQKLQLLSLRGCYNLRSPFSFPDTEITLRENNNNKKLSSLYYFDLSYSNISNFQGDFFHNMPNLKELLLVKCSNLEEMPPSIVALSSLTTLELTRTQIKSFPREMFEEMKKLQSLKLTENKKLLFVPGLVSKLCGLINIHIEGCEPMTEVEVTLERHPTLRSFTFIGAPHMRRLSLRGCTMLEHVDIKEVDALEELDLSATAIRELPEDIPNLPQLRRLLLMGVPFLRRFPWHKLQRLPGVFCLDQCSDKTGNHSNPQDAQVCVSDSRFFYSFDSSTRDLVRGGSLLKSFYVRVTSCKATTREIHDEEDMVKTDRLQVALTAYADVNHHYLTDGVVFMVSMDDVPPFREAERHLEISAVDRYPRGLDYLLRVTKSISMSDDTHISCLGDHLGYLDSELEECKLQRCHQMQEVFSDYVRTVRHAFVSHLKSLTRFNRGDSPGFDTLKHLHLEYCPRLEAVISSPSALPSLVTLDIRFCYNLKAIFYDDGINDPCNYYELPRLRRIRLQELPLLEKLHVDNPILTAPAWEELHVRGCWSLRRLPRLDQKPDKAVKVSGERAWWTKLWWDDVPSHRGSYEARLPPASASIRERVVIRTYLR; the protein is encoded by the exons ATGGCGGAaccattttcttttgaaatgcCATTGAATGAATGGCGTCATTATCTGCAAGACATCAACTTCTG GTTGAAAGGATTTCTCAAGAGCCCTGCATATCGTGACTTGGAATTAAAACTCGACAGGTATGCACTCGTGCACTGGAATGTTGGGGTGGGACCCGCAGCATGTTTCACACGAGCTATATCAAGCATCGTCCGGGAGGTCATGATCAAGAAACGTGGTCCCTTTGACCACGTGATAGAGGTGGACATGAAGCAGGCGTTAGTGCTTGGAACGAGGCTCAGTATTAATGACAAGCTGGCCATCAAAGTGGCGGAGCAGCTTGGGCTACTGGACCAAGAATACGACAGGCTAAAAGCAGAGGGCGATGAGCTGTGGTACTATACCTATGGCCAGCAGGATGCAACGGACTCCTTGCGAGAAAAGTTACAATCAACGGTTTTTCAAATATTGAAAAAGCTGCTGGAGAAGAAGTACCTGCTGGTGATTAACAACCTCAATGAGCCCATTAAGCCCATCAAGCTTAGTGCTTTCACAGAAGACTTATTATACCTTCCTCCTCCTGGGTTGGAAGACTCTTTCTGGATTGTATCCGGCACCTCCAAAGATGTCTATGACAGGAGCAAGCCGGATTATGATTGTATCGTTGATTCTTTCAGTGGGGATGACATATTGATGCTTACTCTCTACTCACTGCATCAGACAGCCAAGTACATCTTGGGCGTGACCGGCCACAAAGATGAACAATATTGGCACCACGTGGCCGTCCGGTGCTTTCACTACATCCTCATGCTGCTCATTCCACACTGTTCATATGCCCATAGAGATGGAGATCAGCAGAGTTCTGATGCACTAGCTGATATTACTTCAGATGAGCAGCTGATACGTCAATGGGCCATACAGGGCCTCATTACTGGCGTGCTAGAAAGAACAACGGAGGTGACAGCAGCTGACTGCCAAGGCAAATACAATAATATATACCAAGTGGGAAATGTCATCCTTGAAGCTTTTCGAGAGTACTCGTTGCTGCAGCTTCCCTTTTCACCTGCAACTAAAGTTGATGAAGCCACAAAATCTGCTGCACACTTCCTAGCTTGTTATAATCTCGTTGCAGAGTGCCACACAAcagaagaagtttttttttgtgaggGAAATCATCCTGGACTGGAGCGCATGCGGTGGATCTCACATCTGGGTGATCAAGGATGGCATGTAAGCAGAGAATGGTTAAGGCAGGGAGCCAGCGGCCCAACAACACTCATTATAAGGCATTGCCCCCAGCAGTCGAGGTTGTTCATGAAGCTTCAATCTAATCATTTCTTGGCCAAGCTTTCTTGCCTTCATGTTTTGGATCTTTCCTACACTCCTCTAGAATCACTTCCTCCTTCAATCTGTTGTCTCCAAAAACTCCAATTGCTTTCTCTTAGGGGCTGCTATAACCTCAGAAGTCCATTCAGCTTCCCAGATACAGAAATTACTCTCcgtgaaaacaacaacaacaaaaagcTCAGCTCGCTCTACTACTTCGATCTCTCCTATTCAAATATAAGCAACTTCCAAGGCGACTTCTTCCATAACATGCCTAATCTAAAAGAGCTCCTGCTTGTCAAATGCTCCAACCTTGAGGAGATGCCACCCTCCATTGTTGCATTGTCTAGTCTAACAACACTCGAGCTCACAAGGACTCAAATAAAATCTTTTCCTAGGGAGATGTTTGAGGAAATGAAGAAGCTCCAATCACTCAAGCTAACCGAGAACAAGAAATTGTTGTTTGTACCAGGGTTGGTTTCCAAATTATGTGGCTTGATCAATATACATATTGAAGGATGTGAGCCAATGACAGAAGTAGAGGTAACTTTAGAGAGGCACCCAACCCTGAGATCATTCACATTCATCGGTGCACCTCATATGAGGCGGTTGTCCTTGCGTGGATGTACAATGTTGGAGCATGTTGACATTAAGGAGGTTGATGCTTTGGAGGAGCTTGATTTGTCTGCTACAGCTATCAGAGAGCTCCCAGAGGACATTCCTAATCTACCCCAGCTTAGGCGATTGCTTCTCATGGGCGTTCCATTCCTCAGACGATTTCCTTGGCATAAGCTACAGAGACTCCCAGGTGTGTTTTGCTTGGATCAATGCTCAGACAAAACTGGTAATCATTCCAATCCACAAGATGCTCAGGTGTGCGTAAGTGATTCCAGATTCTTTTATAGCTTCGACTCGAGCACCAGGGATTTAGTAAGAGGTGGAAGCCTTTTGAAATCTTTCTATGTTCGAGTTACATCATGCAAGGCCACAACTAGGGAGATACATGATGAAGAGGACATGGTGAAAACCGACAGGCTTCAAGTAGCACTGACAGCATATGCTGATGTAAACCATCACTATCTGACAGATGGAGTAGTCTTTATGGTGTCAATGGATGACGTGCCTCCCTTTCGGGAGGCTGAGCGTCACCTGGAGATCTCAGCCGTGGATCGGTATCCCCGTGGTCTAGATTATCTTCTACGAGTCACAAAGTCAATTAGCATGTCAGATGACACTCACATCTCCTGTCTCGGTGATCATCTGGGTTATTTGGATAGTGAGCTGGAGGAATGTAAGCTGCAACGGTGCCATCAGATGCAAGAAGTCTTTAGTGACTATGTGAGAACTGTGAGGCATGCATTTGTCTCCCATCTGAAAAGTCTAACCCGTTTCAACCGTGGTGACTCCCCTGGTTTCGATACACTGAAGCACCTACACCTAGAGTACTGCCCGAGATTGGAGGCTGTAATATCAAGTCCATCTGCACTGCCAAGTCTTGTGACACTGGACATCCGCTTCTGCTACAACCTCAAGGCAATTTTCTACGACGACGGCATTAATGATCCTTGTAATTATTACGAGCTCCCTCGCCTCCGAAGGATACGCCTCCAGGAGCTGCCACTTTTGGAGAAACTCCACGTCGACAACCCCATCCTGACCGCGCCCGCGTGGGAGGAGCTCCACGTCCGTGGGTGCTGGAGCTtgcgccgcctcccgcgcctcGACCAGAAACCAGACAAGGCCGTGAAGGTGAGTGGGGAGCGGGCCTGGTGGACCAAGCTGTGGTGGGACGACGTGCCTTCGCATCGCGGCAGCTACGAGGCCAGGCTTCCCCCGGCGTCCGCCTCCATCCGCGAGCGTGTCGTCATCAGGACTTACCTCAGATGA
- the LOC117863958 gene encoding calnexin homolog produces the protein MMGGRALLLLLVSALLVQIRASDSLLYESFDEDFEGRWVVSRKDEYQGVWKHAKSDGHEDYGLLVSEKARKYAIIKELDEPVTLKDGTVVLQFEVRLQNGLECGGAYIKYIRPQDAGWDAKEFDNETPYTIMFGPDKCGSTNKVHFILKHKNPKTGKYVEHHLKFPPSVPYDKLSHVYTAILKPDNEVRILIDGEEKKKANFLSADDFEPAIIPPKTIPDPDDKKPEDWDERAKIPDPDAVKPDDWDEDAPMEIEDEEATKPEGWLDDEPEEIDDPEAAKPEDWDDEEDGEWEAPKIDNPKCEVAPGCGEWKRPMKQNPAYKGKWHAPLIDNPNYKGIWKPQEIPNPEYFELDKPDFDPIAAIGIEIWTMQDGILFDNILIADDEKVATSILEKTWKPKYEVEKEKEKAEEAAAGADGLSEFQKKVFDILYKIADVPFLAPYKTKIIDVIEKGEKQPNITIGILVSVVVVFVTVLFRILFGGKKPVAPVKPAAEAKKPKATETDGAGSSGDKEEKEDEKEETAAPRRRSRRET, from the exons ATGATGGGAGGGcgcgccctgctgctgctgctcgtttCCGCGCTACTCGTTCAGATCCGCGCCTCCGACTCG CTGCTGTACGAGTCGTTCGACGAGGATTTCGAGGGGCGGTGGGTCGTCTCCAGGAAGGACGAGTACCAAG GTGTATGGAAGCATGCCAAGAGTGATGGGCATGAGGACTATGGTCTCCTTGTTAGTGAGAAGGCTAGGAAATATGCCATAATCAAGGAGCTTGATGAGCCAGTTACTTTGAAGGATGGGACAGTAGTCCTGCAGTTTGAAGTGAGGCTCCAGAATGGCCTTGAGTGTGGAGGTGCCTATATTAAGTACATCCGCCCTCAGGATGCTGGATGGGATGCCAAGGAGTTTGATAATGAGACTCCATACACTATTATGTTTGGCCCAGACAAGTGTGGGTCAACCAACAAGGTGCATTTCATCCTTAAGCACAAGAACCCCAAGACTGGAAAGTATGTCGAGCATCACCTCAAGTTCCCACCTTCTGTCCCATATGACAAGCTCTCTCATGTCTACACGGCTATCTTGAAGCCAGACAATGAGGTGAGAATTTTGATCGACGgggaggaaaagaagaaggCAAACTTCCTGTCTGCTGATGATTTTGAGCCAGCTATTATCCCACCCAAGACCATTCCTGACCCTGATGACAAGAAGCCAGAGGACTGGGATGAGAGAGCTAAAATTCCTGATCCAGATGCAGTGAAGCCTGATGACTGGGATGAGGATGCTCCAATGGAAATTGAGGATGAGGAAGCCACCAAGCCTGAGGGATGGCTGGATGATGAGCCTGAGGAAATTGATGATCCAGAGGCAGCCAAGCCTGAGGACTGGGATGATGAGGAGGATGGTGAATGGGAGGCACCAAAGATTGACAACCCCAAGTGCGAAGTGGCACCTGGGTGTGGCGAGTGGAAGAGGCCAATGAAGCAGAACCCTGCTTACAAGGGCAAGTGGCATGCACCCCTGATTGACAATCCCAACTACAAGGGAATCTGGAAGCCTCAGGAGATCCCCAACCCTGAGTACTTTGAGCTCGACAAGCCTGACTTTGATCCAATTGCTGCTATTGGAATTGAGATCTGGACGATGCAGGATGGCATCCTGTTTGACAATATTTTGATTGCTGATGATGAGAAGGTTGCCACCTCCATCCTAGAGAAGACCTGGAAGCCCAAATATGAAgttgagaaggaaaaggagaaggctgaggaggctgctgctggtgcagATGGTCTTTCTGAGTTCCAG AAGAAGGTTTTTGACATCCTGTACAAGATTGCTGATGTTCCATTCTTGGCACCCTacaagaccaagatcatt GATGTGATCGAGAAGGGAGAGAAGCAGCCCAACATCACTATTGGCATTTTGGTCTCGGTTGTTGTTGTCTTTGTGACCGTGCTCTTCAGGATCCTGTTCGGTGGCAAGAAGCCTGTG GCTCCTGTGAAACCTGCAGCTGAGGCGAAGAAGCCCAAGGCGACTGAGACTGATGGTGCTGGAAGCAGTGGTGAcaaggaggagaaagaggacgAGAAGGAAGAGACCGCAGCGCCACGCCGGAGGTCCCGAAGGGAGACATAG